A stretch of Miscanthus floridulus cultivar M001 chromosome 13, ASM1932011v1, whole genome shotgun sequence DNA encodes these proteins:
- the LOC136499298 gene encoding secreted RxLR effector protein 161-like — MEERLKFSRDSTVEEVDLSYYRLLIESLHYLVHTHPDLAFAVGYVSRFMERPMTEHLQAVKRILRYVVGTLDYGLHYSRAPDTACFVDYCDSDFADDVDTSKSTTGTMFFLGDCLVS, encoded by the coding sequence ATGGAGGAACGGCTCAAGTTTAGCCGGGATAGCACAGTGGAGGAGGTCGATCTATCTTACTACCGGCTGCTGATCGAGAGTTTGCATTACCTGGTCCATACCCACCCTGACCTTGCGTTCGCCGTCGGGTATGTGAGCCGGTTCATGGAGCGGCCCATGACGGAGCATCTGCAGGCCGTCAAGCGCATCCTTCGCTATGTGGTGGGAACCCTCGACTATGGTCTCCACTACAGCAGGGCCCCCGACACGGCGTGTTTCGTCGACTACTGCGACAGCGACTTCGCCGACGATgtggacaccagcaagagcacgaccGGGACCATGTTCTTCCTCGGCGATTGCTTGGTCAGCTAG
- the LOC136499299 gene encoding uncharacterized protein → MDQIQVSRSNPSIQEIGRVRERKKPRGGGRNESSIGKGNLVSDFESMFDARIHGAKLGAKICGAEELGSNVTDVVGAREKILNIIERNIKDNILIIYFHGWAGFGATAVLRSIAQVLPSMKAPSPKLRFGKTIYIDCSLWMSKRMMQRKIAEELKLDQKTMAMFDKQDEEDDFSGVDLGSRDAIPGVAALIDSTLRETRFMMIFINGSDEEIDLLRRIGIPEYSDSVIVWTFRTKRFVMMKYNSRVEVHKLRYTDVFIQYNYSVGALSSSQFIALFHEEAANIVPRHPCLSGTDLRTVVDCCLYGLHLYYSFHSTTGFVWPAHSSNYWICDGIMQQGEREREISNALHPEIIFECDASVLDAVFKKFNDDPKTPFLVVKDGNYYRWISISLKRPYRWISVTSKNKMLNDTMQTILATASSIFVSFDKTVSAPRLPNTLFKQCSKLGVLILSCCAFSFVSPPFLHCNTLRFLGLGNCTHQNNNTSEPEGQDCITKWAFLQSLWVLDLRYTNWGEILSEEKIGLMANITELNIEGARCWQYTGQLLEKRLPYLQRLRIIKPTHQEETTSLDINNSFVGKKQLEILDLSGNSDMKSLPTSLSEASKLQVLVLDGCDGLENVVLASPTLRSFSFDGYGPASHWTSTGKLPPMSSRPECPSAVDNKKDVRACKISLEGCTLLEDLFLRGLPNLEELDLSGCAIKVLDFGAMVVDVPRLKRLFLLGCENLRAIKWGSYKHLELICIDTRPRVGCAQPLSLCAQQKSFQLQMHVIFADARLARSLWAPIDSHCYFNISIASSPACTEIIQPKATTDKEKVTGSIDNQRHYDIAARDMYCDIFTKVGNSLTPMQAFPQGPAGQLDRHIEIGDGSRSVQSEVEADPSASNLASLMRECTESLHVHDVSTCSNTMPRGYWHSLRWCRVERCPSLHAVFPPGAEDGTLETIWVSDLLMARCVWSKGVIYYSYNRFRSLRHLHLRCCPSLRFGLAMGERPSFPSLETLHIVHCGELRHVFVPGDADEKSKHTSVEFPKLTTIHLHDLPALQQICEAAEMLAPALETIRIRGCWSLRRLPALNEPGKRRPTVEIEKDVWDALEWDAGHHPSLEVPVHSRYYKRRVLRSTVLR, encoded by the exons atggatcaaatccaagtatcAAGGTCAAATCCGTCGATTCAAGAGATTGGGCGGGTTAGGGAGAGGAAGAAACCGAgagggggaggaagaaatgagagcAGCATCGGCAAGGGAAACTTGGTTTCGGATTTTGAATCAATGTTCGacgccagaatacatggcgccaagctcggcgccaagatctgtggcgccgag GAGCTTGGCAGCAACGTGACAGATGTTGTTGGCGCGAGAGAGAAAATACTTAATATTATTGAGAGGAACATCAAAGACAACATCCTCATCATCTACTTTCATGGTTGGGCTGGCTTTGGGGCAACTGCTGTTCTTAGATCCATAGCACAAGTTCTTCCATCAATGAAAGCTCCTTCTCCAAAATTACGCTTTGGCAAAACAATTTATATTGATTGCTCATTGTGGATGAGTAAAAGGATGATGCAGAGGAAAATTGCAGAGGAGCTAAAACTTGACCAGAAGACCATGGCCATGTTTGACAAGCAGGACGAGGAGGATGACTTCAGTGGAGTGGACCTTGGCTCTAGGGATGCGATACCAGGTGTTGCAGCACTGATTGATAGTACCCTGAGGGAGACTAGATTCATGATGATTTTTATAAATGGGAGTGATGAAGAGATTGACCTTCTAAGGAGAATTGGTATTCCAGAATACAGTGACAGCGTAATAGTATGGACTTTCAGAACAAAAAGGTTCGTGATGATGAAGTACAACTCAAGGGTTGAGGTACATAAGCTAAGATATACAGATGTTTTCATTCAGTACAACTACAGTGTTGGGGCTTTATCAAGTTCACAATTTATTGCACTGTTTCATGAAGAGGCTGCTAACATAGTTCCTCGCCACCCATGTCTATCCGGCACGGACCTCAGAACAGTGGTAGATTGTTGTCTCTACGGGTTACATCTATATTACAGTTTTCATAGCACCACTGGATTTGTTTGGCCAGCTCATTCTTCCAACTACTGGATATGTGATGGGATCATGCAACAAGGGGAAAGAGAACGGGAGATCAGCAATGCATTGCATCCAGAAATAATCTTCGAGTGTGATGCCTCTGTGCTTGATGCTGTGTTTAAAAAGTTCAACGATGACCCGAAGACTCCTTTTCTCGTAGTTAAGGATGGTAATTATTATCGTTGGATTTCTATCTCCTTGAAAAGGCCTTACCGTTGGATTTCTGTCACCTCAAAGAATAAGATGCTTAATGACACCATGCAAACTATACTGGCAACGGCATCGTCAATCTTTGTATCATTTGACAAGACTGTGAGTGCACCTAGGTTACCAAATACCTTGTTTAAACAGTGCAGCAAACTTGGTGTTCTAATTCTCTCCTGTTGTGCCTTCAGTTTTGTATCCCCTCCTTTCCTCCACTGCAATACATTAAGATTTCTTGGGCTGGGCAACTGCACACATCAGAATAATAATACAAGTGAACCTGAAGGACAGGACTGTATCACCAAGTGGGCATTTCTGCAAAGCCTGTGGGTGCTTGACCTGCGTTACACAAACTGGGGTGAGATCTTATCTGAGGAAAAGATAGGTCTTATGGCTAATATCACAGAACTAAATATAGAAGGAGCTAGGTGCTGGCAGTATACGGGTCAATTATTAGAGAAAAGGTTACCTTACCTTCAAAGACTTCGGATAATCAAACCTACACATCAGGAAGAGACGACATCCTTGGACATCAACAACTCATTTGTGGGTAAGAAACAGCTAGAAATACTTGATTTGTCTGGTAACAGTGACATGAAAAGCCTACCGACAAGCCTATCAGAGGCAAGCAAACTTCAAGTACTTGTTCTAGACGGATGTGATGGGCTTGAGAATGTTGTGCTGGCCAGCCCCACGCTAAGATCATTCAGCTTTGATGGCTATGGACCAGCATCCCATTGGACATCAACCGGCAAGCTACCCCCAATGAGTTCTCGTCCAGAGTGTCCATCTGCTGTAGATAATAAGAAGGATGTCAGAGCCTGCAAGATATCTCTAGAAGGCTGCACATTGTTGGAGGATCTGTTCTTGCGTGGGCTTCCCAACCTGGAGGAGCTGGACCTTTCAGGATGTGCGATCAAGGTACTTGACTTTGGAGCTATGGTGGTGGATGTTCCGAGGCTCAAGCGACTCTTCCTGCTAGGCTGCGAGAACCTTCGTGCAATAAAATGGGGCTCATATAAGCACTTGGAGTTGATCTGCATAGACACACGGCCTAGAGTTGGATGTGCTCAGCCATTGTCCCTTTGCGCTCAACAGAAATCCTTCCAGCTGCAGATGCACGTAATCTTTGCGGATGCTAGGCTTGCTCGGTCCCTTTGGGCTCCCATAGATAGCCATTGTTATTTCAACATCAGCATCGCCTCTTCACCTGCATGTACGGAGATTATTCAACCTAAAGCAACAACAGACAAGGAGAAGGTGACAGGATCCATTGATAACCAACGACACTATGACATAGCTGCTAGAGACATGTATTGTGACATCTTTACCAAGGTTGGTAATAGCCTAACCCCGATGCAGGCCTTCCCGCAAGGCCCAGCGGGACAATTGGATCGCC ATATCGAGATTGGTGACGGAAGTCGTAGCGTGCAGAGTGAGGTGGAGGCAGATCCTTCTGCTTCTAATTTGGCTTCATTGATGAGAGAGTGTACCGAATCCCTGCATGTGCATGATGTCTCGACCTGCAGCAATACTATGCCTAGAGGATATTGGCATTCCCTCAGGTGGTGCCGTGTCGAGAGGTGCCCCAGCTTGCACGCCGTCTTTCCTCCGGGCGCAGAGGATGGTACGCTGGAGACCATCTGGGTATCGGATCTCCTGATGGCTCGTTGTGTATGGAGCAAAGGTGTCATCTACTATTCTTATAATCGCTTCAGAAGCCTGCGGCACTTGCACCTGCGCTGCTGTCCAAGCCTCCGGTTCGGGCTTGCGATGGGTGAGCGCCCCTCCTTCCCTAGCCTCGAGACCCTCCACATCGTCCACTGCGGCGAACTCAGACACGTCTTCGTACCGGGTGATGCTGACGAGAAGTCCAAGCATACAAGCGTCGAGTTCCCGAAGCTGACCACCATCCACCTGCACGACCTACCCGCGCTGCAGCAGATATGCGAGGCCGCCGAGATGCTGGCGCCCGCGCTGGAGACCATCAGGATCAGGGGATGCTGGAGCCTGCGCCGGCTGCCGGCCTTGAACGAGCCAGGAAAGAGGAGGCCGACCGTGGAGATCGAGAAGGACGTGTGGGACGCGCTGGAGTGGGACGCTGGCCACCACCCTTCCCTGGAGGTGCCGGTGCACTCGCGCTACTACAAGAGGCGCGTGCTCAGAAGCACCGTGCTCAGGTAA
- the LOC136501834 gene encoding uncharacterized protein, which yields MTQQIQAHNGSIWSIKFSPDGRYLASAGEDCIIHVWEVLEFERAGKEREVKENGVCNPLVAMVCNESSETMVASAAPSGSHWEKKLRSKVLHSGGSVSSDRLMVPEYVFALSEKPVITFAGHSEDVLDLSWSKSQFLQYLLSSSMDKTVRLWHMSSTYCLKTFSHTDYVTCIQFNPVDDRYFISGSLDEKVRIWSIPKREIVDWVDLHEMVTAACYTPDGKGALVGSHKGSCHLYDTSDDMLCYKTQIDLQNKRRKSSQKKITGFQFVPGDSSVVIIASADSS from the exons ATGACGCAGCAGATACAGGCACACAATGGTTCCATCTGGAGCATCAAATTTAGTCCTGATGGCCGTTACCTTGCGAGTGCCGGGGAGGATTGCATAATTCATGTTTGGGAAGTGTTGGAGTTCGAGAGGGCAGGGAAGGAGAGGGAGGTGAAGGAGAACGGGGTGTGCAATCCACTTGTTGCTATGGTGTGCAATGAGTCATCAGAGACGATGGTGGCATCAGCTGCTCCAAGTGGGAGCCATTGGGAGAAGAAGCTGCGATCAAAGGTACTGCACAGTGGGGGATCAGTGAGCTCAGACAGGTTGATGGTGCCTGAGTATGTGTTTGCACTGTCCGAGAAGCCTGTGATAACCTTTGCAGGGCATTCAGAGGATGTGCTTGATCTCAGCTGGTCCAAATCTCAG TTCCTGCAGTATTTGCTTTCATCATCAATGGATAAAACAGTACGGTTGTGGCACATGTCAAGCACTTATTGTTTGAAAACCTTCTCACACACTGACTATG TGACTTGCATCCAGTTCAATCCTGTTGATGATAGATACTTCATTAGTGGTTCCCTGGATGAAAAGGTTCGTATCTGGAGTATTCCAAAGCGTGAAATTGTTGATTGGGTCGATCTTCATGAAATGGTTACTGCTGCCTGCTATACTCCAGATGGAAAG GGCGCGCTGGTTGGGTCCCACAAGGGCAGTTGCCATCTGTATGATACATCTG ATGACATGCTTTGCTACAAAACACAGATCGACCTGCAAAACAAGAGAAGAAAATCTAGCCAGAAGAAAATAACAGGATTTCAG TTTGTCCCAGGGGATTCTTCAGTGGTCATAATCGCATCTGCAGATTcatcctag